GGCGGTCAGCTGGCTGGACTGGTGGCACCAGTGGCAAGCGCGCTGGTGGCGGGCCGTGGCGGTGGAAGCGGCTGCGCCCTCCGGCTAGAGACTGGAGCCACGGCCCGAACCCCGCACGCGCCGACCGCCCCTGGCGGCCAGGGCGGAGCATGCCCGCATCTTGGAAAAAAACCACCCTGGCACGGCCCTGCGGCCCTTCCGGCGCCCGGGCGACCCCTCCCCGATGGGCTACAGAGCCCTCCCAGATCTCGTTTAGAGACTCCTCCGGTTCGAAAACATCGTTTTGCACCCCGCCCCAACGGCNNNNNNNNNNTGCCACTCCGGGCTTGGCCGGGCGGTGCCGGGTCTTTTACGCTGCCGGACTGTGATTGCCTTGGTGGATTACGGCAGCGGCAACCTGCGCAGCGTGTTCAAGGCGTTGCGCCACGTCGGGGCGGAGGTGCGGATCGTTCGGCGTCCCGAGGAGCTTCGGGACGCGCGCGCGGCGGTCTTGCCCGGTGTGGGCGCGTTCGACGATTGCATTCGCGCTCTGGAGCGACAGGAGCTGCTCGGGGCGTTGCGGGCGTTTATTGCGAGTGGGCGGCCGTTTCTGGGCATCTGCGTGGGATACCAGGCGCTCTTTGAGCGGAGCGAGGAATTCAACAGTTGTGCTCTGGGCCTGGGGTTGTTTCGCGGCCGGGTGGTCCGGTTTCGCGAGCAACCCGGTTTGAAGATCCCCCAGATCGGCTGGAACCAGATCGAGATTCTGCGCCCGGACTGCCCGCTCTACCGGGGTATCCCCTCCGGCTGCCACGTGTACTTTGTGCACAGCTATTTTCCCCGGCCGGAGTCGGAATCCATCGTGGCCACACGCACGGTGTACGGAGAGCCCTTCGCCTCCTCCATCTGGTCGGACAACGTTTTTGCCACGCAGTTTCATCCCGAAAAGAGCCAGCGTGTGGGCCTGCGGCTGCTGCGAAATTTTGTGGATCTGGCCGGGGATTGAGCCGGGCGGGTCCGCCTTCTTGACCGATCCGACAACTGTGCTTTCTTTGGAAGACCCTTGCGGTTGGGTGGCGCGCCCGGCGTGGAAGCCGCGCGCTGGTGGCAAGGGCGGACGAACTGAAACTGAAAACCGAGAAAAACACAAAACGGACACGACTATGGCACACGAACTTCCTCCCCTGCCCTATCCGGCAGATGCGTTGGAACCGCACATTGACCGGCAAACGATGGAGATCCATCACGGCCGGCATCACAAGGCGTACGTGGACCATTTGAACAAGGCCCTGGCAGGCCGGTCGGAGTTGGAGGCCCGGTCGTTGGAGGCCCTGTTGAAGGATCTTGCCTCGGTTCCGGAAGAGATCCGCACCGCCGTCCGCAACAACGGGGGTGGTCACTGGAACCACACGTTCTTCTGGCAGATCATGGCCCCAAACGCCGGGGGCGCGCCCACGGGCAAACTGGCCGACGAAATCCAAAAGGCCTTCGGCAGCTTTGACGAGTTCAAAGCCCGATTCGAAGCTGCCGGGCTGGGCCGGTTTGGCAGTGGTTGGGCGTGGTTGGTGGTCAACAACGGCAAACTGGAAATTGTATCCACCGCCAACCAGGACAACCCCCTCATGGGCCGGGCCATTGCCGGTTGCGAAGGGGTTCCGATCCTCGGTGTGGACGTGTGGGAGCACGCGTACTACCTGAAGTACCAGAACCGCCGCGCCGACTACCTGAAGGCCTGGTGGAATGTGGTGAACTGGCGCGAGGTGGAGCGGCGATACGCCGCTGTGACCGGTTGACCGATCGCATCCTGCATTCGGTCGGACCCCCTCTGGGGAGGTCCGGCCTTTTTCTTTTGGCTCGGCGGGCCGGGACCCGAGTCAAAGCGCACCGCGTGGCCCTACAGGAGACAGACGCAATACAGGCCCCTCTCCCCATGGCCTGACCGGCGAAGGCGGTTTGCGGATTGAACTTTGCTCCGGGCAGCCCCGCCCCTAGGCTAAAGCCGGCGTGAACACGGCCTGGCCCAGCGTTTCGGTCATCATCGCCGCACGACCCGAGCAGACCGAGATTCGTGCGGTGCACGCGGCACAACGACTGGATTATCCCCGCGATCGACTGGAGATCCTGGTGGCGCGGGGGCGACAACCCTCCGTCCAACGCAACGCAGCCCTCCGGGTCGCCCGGGGTGATTTGGTGTATTTCCTCGATGATGATTCCGAGCCCCTGCCGGGTAACCTGCAACGGGCGGTCACCGCCTTCGCCAGGGACCCGCAACTTCAGGTGATCGGCGGGCCGAACCTTTGTCCCGAGGACGCCCCTGAACAGGAGCAGGTTTTTGCCGTGGTTTTGAGCAGTTGGCTGGCCTTTGGCCCCAGTCGCGCTCGATACGCCCCCGTGGGCCCGCCGCGCTACACCTCCGAGAAGACCTTGATCCTGTGCAACCTCGTGGCGCGGCGGCAGACCCTTCTGGACCTGGGTGGATTCGACGAGACGCTTTATCCCAACGAGGAAAACGCGCTCCTGGACGCCATCCAGCGTCGGGGCGGCCGCCTTTGGTACGATCCGGATTTTTTGGTCTATCGCCGACCGCGCCCGGACTTGCGTCGGTTTGCCCGGATGTTGCTGACCTACGGTCGGGGTCGCGCGGAGCAGTTCCGGCGACTGCCGACGGCCGGCTCGGCCCTCAACTTCGTCCCCCCTTTGTTTGTGCTTTACCTGGGCGTGCTGCTGGCGGGAGCGCCCCTGGGCTTTTGGAGTGCAGGTGGTTGGGGGCGATGGGCCACCGGGCCGCTCGGGCTCTACGCGGTTTTGTTGTTGGGTCACGCCATCCAGCTATGGCGACGGCATCCATGGCCCAGGGTCTGGCGGGCTGCGCTGTTGATCGTGGCCGCACACTGCCTGTATGGAGCCGGGTTCTGGCGCGGCTGCTTCACGCCCCTGCGCCCCCCCGGTTCCAAGACAACCCGCGAGGTGATCGTGGAGTCTGTCCCGCTTGAAAATGCAGAGGTGGGGGCATGAAACGGTTGAGCGTGTGGGAACCTGCCCTGAAACGTTCGCCCGACCCGGCCCGGGCACGACAACATTGGGAGACCTTGTGGGA
Above is a genomic segment from Limisphaera ngatamarikiensis containing:
- a CDS encoding superoxide dismutase, whose amino-acid sequence is MAHELPPLPYPADALEPHIDRQTMEIHHGRHHKAYVDHLNKALAGRSELEARSLEALLKDLASVPEEIRTAVRNNGGGHWNHTFFWQIMAPNAGGAPTGKLADEIQKAFGSFDEFKARFEAAGLGRFGSGWAWLVVNNGKLEIVSTANQDNPLMGRAIAGCEGVPILGVDVWEHAYYLKYQNRRADYLKAWWNVVNWREVERRYAAVTG
- the hisH gene encoding imidazole glycerol phosphate synthase subunit HisH, translated to MIALVDYGSGNLRSVFKALRHVGAEVRIVRRPEELRDARAAVLPGVGAFDDCIRALERQELLGALRAFIASGRPFLGICVGYQALFERSEEFNSCALGLGLFRGRVVRFREQPGLKIPQIGWNQIEILRPDCPLYRGIPSGCHVYFVHSYFPRPESESIVATRTVYGEPFASSIWSDNVFATQFHPEKSQRVGLRLLRNFVDLAGD
- a CDS encoding glycosyltransferase; the encoded protein is MNTAWPSVSVIIAARPEQTEIRAVHAAQRLDYPRDRLEILVARGRQPSVQRNAALRVARGDLVYFLDDDSEPLPGNLQRAVTAFARDPQLQVIGGPNLCPEDAPEQEQVFAVVLSSWLAFGPSRARYAPVGPPRYTSEKTLILCNLVARRQTLLDLGGFDETLYPNEENALLDAIQRRGGRLWYDPDFLVYRRPRPDLRRFARMLLTYGRGRAEQFRRLPTAGSALNFVPPLFVLYLGVLLAGAPLGFWSAGGWGRWATGPLGLYAVLLLGHAIQLWRRHPWPRVWRAALLIVAAHCLYGAGFWRGCFTPLRPPGSKTTREVIVESVPLENAEVGA